The window CCCTGGGTCTGACCGGTGACATAGACCGCATCATGAACGCCCATAACATCGCCATGGTCGCCCTCACCGCGCGGATGCAGCACGAACGCAACTACGGTGACAGCGAGCTGGCGAAGAGAGGTCTTAAGCGTCTCGACGTGGACCCCACCAATATCCAGATGGGATGGGTCATAGACTTCTGCGCCCAGGCGCTCCGCAACATTGTCGTCGGGATGGGTGGAAGGATGGATGGCTTCACGATGCAATCCCATTTCGATATCGGGGTCAGCTCCGAACTCATGGCCATCCTGTCTATCGTGCGGGACCTCAAGGACCTGCGCAAACGTATCGGCGAGATCACCGTCGCCTACCGCAAGAATGGTGAGCCTGTCACCACCGAGGACCTCGAGGTGGCAGGGGCGATGTGCGCCATCATGAAGGACACCATCAACCCCACCCTCCTGCAGACCGTGGAAGGCCAACCCATCATGGTACATGCCGGACCCTTCGGGAACATAGCCATCGGGCAATCGTCGATCATCGCCGACCTTTTGGGTCTTAAGCTTTTCGACTACCACGTCACCGAGAGTGGTTTTGGCGCGGACATCGGTTTTGAGAAGTTCTGGAACGTGAAGTGCAGACTGAGCGGTCTCAAACCCAGTGTCTCGGTGATCACCGCGACCATACGGGCCCTCAAGATGCATGGCGGAGGGCCGCGTGTGGCGCCGGGCATCCCGCTGCCGCAGGAATACACCCGGGAAGACCTGGGGCTGCTGGAGAAAGGTATCCCGAACCTCCTTCACCATGTGCGGATAGTCAAGATGTCCGGGATCAAGCCCGTGGTGTGTATAAACAGGTTTACGACGGACACGGATGACGAGATCGCGCTGGTGAGAAGGCACGCGGAGGCCGAGGGCGCTCGCGTTGCCGTATCGGAGCAGTGGCTGAAGGGCGGAGAGGGGGCTCTGGAGCTTGCCGACGCCGTTATCGACGCCTGCGATGAAAAGGTCGAGTTCGGATATCTTTATCCCCTTGAGATGCCTCTTATGCAAAGGGTCGACGTGATAGCGAAGAACATCTACGGTGCCGACGGCGTTCTGTGGATCCCCGAGGCGGAGGAGAAGGCGCGGCGCCTGGAGACGGATCCGGGGAAGAGCGACTATTACACCGTGATGGTCAAGAGCCACCTCAGCCTCTCCCACAAACCGGAGCTCAAGGGTGTCCCGAAAGGCTGGAGGCTTCCCGTCCGGGATATCCTTGTCTTCACCGGGGCGCGGTTCCTCTGCCCCGTCACCGGGGCCATAAGCCTCATGCCCGGCACCAGCTCCGACCCGGCCTTCCGCAGGATCGACGTCGACGTGGAGACGGGAAAAGTAAAGGGTCTTTTCTAGCGAAAAGCCCGAAAAGACCGTTCAAGAGTTCAAAAGTTCAAGGGTTCAAAGGTAAGACCCTTGAGACAGGGAACCTGCACCGTGTCACGTGCAGGCTCCCTGTCTCAAGACAATTCGCACAACGGTCGAAGGCATCCGGTGTTTTTTTCTTTTTACTCTTGAACTCTTGAACCCTTGAACCTTCTTTACTGTATTTCCCCCGTCTTCACGGAGAAGAGATAGGCCTGGTCGTCGTGGGTCTTGATGAGTATCGTGCCCTCTTTGTCGTTGTACTTCAATTCCTTCTGCCAGAAGAAATGGCTCACGGTGTGCTTTAGCTTCAACTGGTTCTTGATAAGGTCCCTGATGAGGTAGCTTTTCAGCTCCTTTCCGTTCTCGTAGAAGGCGAGCGCCAACTGCTCGACAGATGATGCCCAGGGCCCCATGCGGACGATGTGGCGGCCGTCCGAACTGGGGTAGACGGAGAAGGAATACCAGTGGACGGTCCACAGGGGGGTAGCGGAACCATCGTTCCTGTAAAGCCCCGATGTCGTGTAAGTTTTTCTCAGCTCCGGGTCTTTGCTCACCCATCTCTCCGGTGGAGCGAGCATCACGAAGATGTACTGTCCGTCCTCTGTCTCCTTCGCGTAATCGCGGGGAGGGGCGGGCGTATCGGCAAAGGCTGGAAGGCACAGCGCCAGGGACAGGACGATCAGCTGAAGGGCAAAGATGGATCTAACGGCGGCACTCATGGTCATTTCCTCCCGGATAATGTAGGAACCGGCCTATAGAGTACTACGATCGGCGGGACCAACACAAGGCCGGCGACCGTCATTCCACGGCTCCGATGTAGCGCAGGGACCCGGCTCTCCCGGAGAGGCACGACCAATCTGCCATTTTCCGTACCTGCCGGGAGAGGATCTCTTCCAGCCTTTCCTTTTGCTTATCGGCCATCTCCGCCCCCGTTCCTCTTGAGCTCCTCCACGACCTCATCCGTCGAGCGGACGTCTCCGAAGAAGAGTGTGATATTCTTCAGCGCGTTCCTGAGGAGGGCTGTGTCGGGTGAGGCTGTGGCGTCGGCGACGACCGTCACTTCGTAGTCAAGCTGCATGGCGTCCCTCGCGGTGGACTCGACGCAGACATTTGCCGCGACGCCTGTTATGATGAGCTGGGTCCTGTGCAGACTGTCCAGTTTCTGCCTGAGCTCCGGCGGGTTGGACAGGAATGCGCTGTAACGGTTCTTGAACACGATGTGGTCCCTGACGGGATCGACGTGCATGTCCCGAAATATCTCCGTGCCCTTTCCCTTGTTGCATATGGCCTTCACGTGGTCTTTGTTGTGGAATGCCCCATAGAGGCCTCCGGTGTCGCCTTCCGGCCCGCAGGTGATGTTCTGCCGCACCCATATCACGGGAACCCCCAGGGACCGGCAGTGATCCGCGAGGTTGTTGGTACGCGCTACGGTGGAGGCGATGCCGGACATGGGTGCTTCCCCGGAGGGCGCGCAGGAGAAGTTCTGCATGTCGATGATGACAAGGGCGGCTCTTGAAGGATCGAGATGGAAGATCTGCGCAGACCGTCCCGTCTGCTTGAGGGCAGGGGCAGTTTCCCGGCGGAGTTCCTCGAGCACTCCCTCTTTCGCGTCGCCGCCGGCCCCAAGGGTGACGACAGCGAAGCTCATCAGGCATCCCAGAACCTGGAGGGCAAGAATCGTTCCGGATACGGTCTTCATGGAGACTCCTCCTTTATTGGTGTGCCGTCGATACGCTTAAGGCGCGTATCAGGCTCTCGTCCGGTTGTCGTGAACTCCTAATTCTCTCCGTATTTCCACAGGCATGCAAGAAAAAATACACGTAACGGCCGGGGATGACAGGTTTGGCCCGGGGGTATTCCCCTGCGGGTTATCTTCCTTTATAATAGTCTGCAGGGCAGGGTGGTGCAGGCACGGATGAAGGGAACAAGGAAGACAGCGGCGCTGGCAGTGATGCTTCTCATGGCAATGGCGGTTGCGGGGTGTGATGTGCTGCAGGACCATTTCCTGTACTTTCCCGATCACGTCCGGCCCTCCGCCGGATCCCTGACGCAGCGGGGCCTGGCGTTCTGGATGGTGTCGGAGAATGATTACCGGGGACTTGTCAGCGCACCGGAAACGGACACCCCGGCAGGCACGGTCATCGTCTTCCACGGCAACGCGGGCAAGGCTGCCGACCGAGGGTTCTACGCGAAGACGCTCGTTCCTCTCAACTATCGCGTCATCCTCGCCGAGTATCCGGGTTACGGGGGGCGGCCAGGGAGCCGGGGAGAGGATCAATTCGTGAAGGATGCCCGCCGGACCGTCGAGGCTGCCTTCGCGGAGTACGGCGCGCCCATCTATCTGCTGGGAGAATCACTCGGCTGCGGTGTTGTGGCCGCGGTGGCCGGCAGGTCGCCGGTACCCGTGGAAGGGATCGTTCTTTTCACGCCCTGGGACAGCCTCCTGTCCGTGGCGGCTTCGCACGCGCCCGCTTTCATTGCCCGGCTTGTTCTGAAGGACCGTTACGACAGCGTGGCGAACCTGGCGACCTTTGGCGGTAAGACGGCGATCATCGGTGCCGAGCGCGATGACATCATCCCCGTGGGGCACGCTGAGGCCCTCTATGCTTCGATTCCCGGAAGGAAGCGGATGTGGACCATAAAGGGTGCCGGGCACAATGATTGGCCCATGTTCGCGAGCGATGCGATGTTGAGAGAGATAATGGATTTTGTAGTGAAATAGCGCCGGGGAACCTTCATCTTCCTCTTTGGCCGTGCCGCTGCCGGTCCAGCCTCAGCCGGGACGTCAGTCATGCTATTATGGCTTGTAGGCGTTTCACCCACATCTAATTCATCCCCATCCCGATACCAAAGACTCAGGATTTATTCTAACCTGATACTGTGGGATTGGTAACTGATGAGAGAATGCGGCTGTGAGTGCCGCATCGGTAAATCTGAAGGACAAGGAGAAGAAGAATGGCAAACGCTAACGAAACCGATTTCTACGACAAAGTATTTCCTGTTCCTGACAGGGTAAGGGAAAAATCGTACATCAAGAGCAGGGAAGAGTACGAAAAGCTCTACAAGGAGTCCATCGAAAACCCTGACGCCTTCTGGGCGAAAGAGGCCGAAAAACGGCTTACCTGGTTCAAACCCTTTGACAAGAAAAAGATCTCCGACTGGTCTTTCGGCGACGACCTGCACGTGAAATGGTTTGAGGGCGGCAAGCTGAACGCCAGCTACAACT of the Syntrophorhabdus sp. genome contains:
- a CDS encoding formate--tetrahydrofolate ligase; amino-acid sequence: MPYDATKMADWQISEAAEERMKSIQQLSDEMGLGDGEVIPYGKVGRLNYAAIMQRMGERANGKYIDVTAITPTPLGEGKTTTTVGLLEGLGKRGRNVGGAIRQPSTGPTMNVKGSAGGGGNAQVVPLTEFSLGLTGDIDRIMNAHNIAMVALTARMQHERNYGDSELAKRGLKRLDVDPTNIQMGWVIDFCAQALRNIVVGMGGRMDGFTMQSHFDIGVSSELMAILSIVRDLKDLRKRIGEITVAYRKNGEPVTTEDLEVAGAMCAIMKDTINPTLLQTVEGQPIMVHAGPFGNIAIGQSSIIADLLGLKLFDYHVTESGFGADIGFEKFWNVKCRLSGLKPSVSVITATIRALKMHGGGPRVAPGIPLPQEYTREDLGLLEKGIPNLLHHVRIVKMSGIKPVVCINRFTTDTDDEIALVRRHAEAEGARVAVSEQWLKGGEGALELADAVIDACDEKVEFGYLYPLEMPLMQRVDVIAKNIYGADGVLWIPEAEEKARRLETDPGKSDYYTVMVKSHLSLSHKPELKGVPKGWRLPVRDILVFTGARFLCPVTGAISLMPGTSSDPAFRRIDVDVETGKVKGLF
- a CDS encoding cysteine hydrolase gives rise to the protein MKTVSGTILALQVLGCLMSFAVVTLGAGGDAKEGVLEELRRETAPALKQTGRSAQIFHLDPSRAALVIIDMQNFSCAPSGEAPMSGIASTVARTNNLADHCRSLGVPVIWVRQNITCGPEGDTGGLYGAFHNKDHVKAICNKGKGTEIFRDMHVDPVRDHIVFKNRYSAFLSNPPELRQKLDSLHRTQLIITGVAANVCVESTARDAMQLDYEVTVVADATASPDTALLRNALKNITLFFGDVRSTDEVVEELKRNGGGDGR
- a CDS encoding alpha/beta hydrolase, which translates into the protein MKGTRKTAALAVMLLMAMAVAGCDVLQDHFLYFPDHVRPSAGSLTQRGLAFWMVSENDYRGLVSAPETDTPAGTVIVFHGNAGKAADRGFYAKTLVPLNYRVILAEYPGYGGRPGSRGEDQFVKDARRTVEAAFAEYGAPIYLLGESLGCGVVAAVAGRSPVPVEGIVLFTPWDSLLSVAASHAPAFIARLVLKDRYDSVANLATFGGKTAIIGAERDDIIPVGHAEALYASIPGRKRMWTIKGAGHNDWPMFASDAMLREIMDFVVK